A genomic segment from Nicotiana sylvestris chromosome 1, ASM39365v2, whole genome shotgun sequence encodes:
- the LOC104235372 gene encoding probable aquaporin NIP7-1 has product MIMKLLSSENRLSLEFPADASTSEQSTYDKETTSHSTSSNEEMLMKRNFWNSPLGLINPTLLHMVLAEALGTFMLMFCICGIMASMEIMGVRVGLMEYAATAALTVVVVVFSIGPISGAHINPAVTLAFAAVGHFPWSKVPFYVVAQVGGSILATYTGKLVYGLKAEFVITRPLHGSTSAFFVELLATFIVLFLTASLTNDPQSTGPLSGFVVGVAIGLAVLISGPISGGSMNPARSLGPAIVSWKFGGLWIYVVAPILGAVAGVVLYRLLRLQGWSCKPNSTPTTTHQHNPL; this is encoded by the exons ATGATCATGAAATTGCTTTCATCTGAAAATCGTTTATCCCTTGAATTTCCAGCCGATGCATCAACAAGCGAACAATCTACATATGATAAAGAGACTACATCACATTCAACATCAAGCAATGAAGAGATGCTGatgaaaagaaacttttggaACTCACCACTTGGACTAATTAATCCAACCCTCCTTCATATG GTTTTGGCAGAAGCATTGGGGACTTTTATGCTGATGTTTTGTATATGTGGGATAATGGCAAGCATGGAAATAATGGGAGTGAGGGTGGGGCTTATGGAATATGCAGCCACAGCAGCACTAACAGTAGTAGTTGTAGTCTTCTCAATAGGCCCCATTTCTGGGGCTCACATTAATCCTGCTGTCACATTAGCATTTGCAGCTGTTGGTCATTTCCCATGGTCCAAG GTTCCATTTTATGTAGTGGCACAAGTGGGGGGTTCTATATTGGCTACATATACAGGGAAATTGGTGTATGGATTAAAAGCAGAATTTGTGATAACAAGACCTCTCCATGGTAGCACTTCAGCATTTTTTGTGGAGCTTTTGGCTACCTTCATTGTGCTCTTCCTAACTGCATCATTGACAAATGATCCTCAATCA ACAGGGCCATTGTCCGGATTTGTTGTTGGAGTGGCCATTGGACTGGCTGTACTAATTTCTGG GCCTATTTCAGGAGGATCAATGAACCCAGCCAGATCTTTAGGACCAGCAATTGTATCATGGAAGTTTGGTGGATTGTGGATATATGTTGTAGCCCCAATACTTGGAGCTGTTGCAGGAGTTGTCTTGTATCGACTTTTACGCCTTCAAGGCTGGTCTTGCAAACCTAATTCCACTCCGACAACAACTCATCAACATAATCCCCTTTAA